In the Hordeum vulgare subsp. vulgare chromosome 7H, MorexV3_pseudomolecules_assembly, whole genome shotgun sequence genome, one interval contains:
- the LOC123412926 gene encoding myb family transcription factor MPH1-like, translating to MRGFERRGVRQYNRSEEPRMRWTEELHRQFIDAVDCLGGQDEATPKRILQLMGAKGVNISHIKSHLQMYRSSSRSSTTNSSPHASVNRRQDHCVNGNDMTTTASDGVNAPSYTVFRRHHCSTLSACQIPSIEEVFRSWEQSRGRLSWSSYGMLIAPNKAASWSCHADSKTHQKKQQTVTGCELTLSIGRWEEEEEASSEADISSTTTEVSAAPARGRGSSDHPCPDAALDLDLDLNLKLAISSSWL from the exons ATGAGAGGGTTCGAGAGGAGAGGCGTCCGGCAGTACAACCGGTCGGAGGAGCCGCGGATGCGGTGGACGGAGGAGCTTCACCGGCAGTTCATCGATGCCGTCGACTGCCTCGGCGGCCAGGACG AGGCGACACCAAAGCGAATTCTTCAGCTGATGGGTGCAAAGGgggtcaacatatctcatatcaaGAGCCATCTCCAG ATGTACAGGTCAAGCTCTCGCAGCAGCACAACCAATAGCTCACCGCACGCATCAGTGAATCGTCGCCAAGATCACTGCGTCAATGGGAACGACATGACAACAACGGCTTCAGATGGGGTCAACGCTCCCTCTTACACcgtgtttcgccgccaccactgctCTACGTTGTCGGCGTGCCAAAT ACCGTCCATTGAGGAGGTTTTCAGGAGCTGGGAGCAGAGTAGAGGTCGGCTGTCATGGAGCTCCTATGGCATGCTAATTGCACCAAACAAG GCGGCGAGCTGGTCATGTCACGCTGACAGCAAGACGCATCAGAAGAAGCAACAGACGGTGACTGGGTGTGAACTGACGTTGTCGATCGGCCggtgggaagaggaggaggaggcgagtagCGAGGCTGACATCTCAAGCACGACCACCGAGGTGTCCGCAGCACCGGCAAGGGGTCGAGGATCCAGCGACCACCCCTGCCCTGACGCCGCCCTCGATCTGGACCTTGACCTGAACCTCAAACTCGCCATCTCATCTTCTTGGCTCTGA